The DNA region AAGGCCAAGGCCATTAGTCCACCAAAAAGTATCACGCCCCGTGAGAACCTATACTTTTCTGGTAATAAAGAATACACTGCTAACATGACCACCGTAGCAACGATAGCGGCATAAAATGCTTTAAAGGGTTTGTACTTGTTGTCGTAAATACCGGCCAGTGTGGCTGCTACCAAAAAAACCAGCGTAAAACCCGGCAAAGAGATATTGATTAGCCGCGGGTTGAAGGCATCGCCATCGCGCACAATATTTATCCAGAGCTCATTTACCAGGTGAAATGCTGCAAGTATGAAGAGCGCATCAAATAGGGGCAGACCTATTTTAACTATAAAATTTACAACAGCCGAAACACCAGCACGCAATACAATGGCCAGTTGGATGAAGAACGTGAAAAGCCTGGCCTTGCTCCCACTATAGTGTTTGCTCACAAATATGCTCATCGCCTGGTAAAACATCTTTACATAGTTCAGGCTGCCTTTGCGTGTGCTTTCTCCTTTAAAATGAATTATGCTGCTGCCACTAAAGTAGTAGTTCTTATACCCTGCTTTTTGTATTCTATAGCTCAGGTCTACATCTTCACCATACATGAAGAAAGTTTCGTCATATCCCTTTAGCTCAAGCAGCAGATCGCGGCGCGCCATTAGGTATGCTCCCGCCAGTACATCCACTTCATGATTGCTATGTTCATCAAGGTAACCAAGCGAATATTTTCCAAATACACGGGATGTAGGAAACAACCGGTGCAAACCTACCAGCTTATAAAAAGAAGTAGTGGGAGAGGGAAAAGAACGTTTGCTTTCTGGTAAAAACTTACCACTACCATCCAACATTCGTATGCCTAATGCACCTGCGTCTGTATGCGATTTCATGAAGTCATAACACTTTTGCAGGCAGTCCTCGGGCAGCAGCGTATCAGGATTTAAAAACAGAACATATTCACCTGAGCACTGGTACAACGCAAGGTTATTGGCTTTGGCAAAACCAAGGTTGTCAGGACTGGCAATGAATTTTACCCAGGGAAACTTTGGCTGCAGGTACTCGATGCTTCCATCGGTAGAGGCATTATCAACTACAAAAACTTCGGCTTGCAACCCGTTGATGCTTCGGTATACTGAATGCAGGCACTGCTCCAGGAAATACCTGACATTGTAGTTTACTATGATGATGGAAACATTCACTCGCTTTACAGGACCACGAAATACGCTGTTTTAGGTTATTTATCAAAAACAATGGCTGGTGCAGCAGCTGTCGCTGGTACAATAATGGTGATTGTGGTAAACTTATATTTGCAGCATGCTAAAAGAAACATTGATCAAGGCTACATACGATGGTGCCGAAGTTTTGAAGAAGTTCTTCAACGGCACTTTTACCATCAGCAACAAAGAAGGCATTAATAACCTGGTAACGGAAGCCGACCATGAATCAGAAAGAGTGATCATGGAAACGATAAAAGCGGCTTTTCCTGATCATTACATTCTTACTGAAGAATCAGGTGAGCTAAAGATGGATAGCAATTACAAATGGATCATCGACCCCATTGATGGTACTGTGAATTTTGCTAATGGCATTCCTATCTGCTGTGTAAGTATCGGCTTAGAAAAAGATGGCCAAATGATATTGGGTGCTGTATATAATCCTTTTTTCAACGAGTTCTTTTTTGCTGAGCGTGGCGCCGGCGCTACTTTAAATGATAAGAAGATCTCTGTTAGCGAAAAGACGGAGGTGATGTCCAGCTGCCTCGTTACCGGCTTTCCTTACACCTACCTGGATGCTCCAAATGGTCCACTCCAGATTTTTGAAAAATTCATACGCAGTGGTATACCTGTAAGAAGACTAGGTAGTGCAGCTATTGATCTTTGCTGGGTAGCCGCCGGTCGTTTTGATGGTTTTTACGAGCATAAACTACAGGCATGGGATAGCGCAGCCGGCTTTTTAATGGTAGAAGAGGCAGGCGGAAAAGTTACCGACTTCGACGGCAACCCTTACAGCCCATACCAGCCACACATATTGGCTACCAACGGCAAAATCCACGATGAGATGCTGCTGGCGGTGAAGGGGAAATGGAAGCAGTAGAAGTTTAAAGTACAGGGTAAGAAGTACGAAGTACGGTTGCATTAGCTGCAAACAGTATGTATTTTGTTTTGAACAAGCAAACAGTACATGCCTTACCTGGACTTGAAAATCAGAACCTTCAACTTTGCTGTAAATGTTGGAAAGCTTATACAGCAGTTACCATACACTATTTAAATAAGCAGTATTGCTACCAGCTTATCAGGTGTTCTTCTTCAGTAGCTGCAAATTATAGTGCTTCGCAAAGAGCTAAATCAACGGCAGATTTCATCAATAAATTGAAAATAGTTGAAGAAGAAGCTGATGAAAGTGTTCTATTCCTTAAGCTTCTGAAGGAGTTTAATCCTGCCTTTCAGCATCAACTTGAAGAACTTATTGCCGAAGGGACCGAACTGCTGAAAATAATTGTAGCATCTATCAAGAAGACCAGGCTTAATACTTCAGAAAATTTTCATTCTTAAATAGTATGAGCAGGTATTCACATCGTACCTCTAACTTCGCAACTCGTACATAACCACTCTATCATTATGGAATCCCGTACCGAAATATCTACCCTTGGCGAGTTTGGTCTTATTGATCATTTGACCAAAAATTTTGAGATTCAGAATGCCTCTACTTTAGTGGGCATTGGCGATGATGCAGCTGTTATTGACCATTTTGGAAAGCAGACAGTTGTATCAAGTGATATGCTAATTGAAGGCATTCATTTCGACCTGATGTATACACCGCTAAAGCACCTGGGATACAAATCGGTAGTGGTGAACCTGAGTGATATCTACGCCATGAATGCTACTCCTACACATATCACGCTCAACATTGCTTTCAGCAATCGTTTTAGTGTAGAAGCACTTACTGATTTTTACGAAGGAGTATATGCTGCGTGCGAGAAATACAATGTAGACCTGATTGGTGGCGATACCTCTTCTTCTCAAAAAGGGTTCATTATAAGCGTTACCGCAATAGGCGAGGTAGTGACAGAAAAAGTAGTAAAAAGAAGTGGCGCAAAAGAAGGAGACCTGCTGTGTGTATCAGGTGACCTGGGTGCAGCATTCCTTGGACTGACCCTGCTTGAAAGAGAAAAGAAGATATACCTGGAATCGCCGGAAGTGCAGCCAGATTTGGAAAATGAACAATATATAGTTGGAAGATTATTAAAGCCAGAGGCTCGTAAAGACATTGTGGAATTTTTTGAACAGGCCCAGGTACAGCCAACAAGTATGATGGATGTGAGCGATGGTCTTAGCAGCGAGATACTTCACCTGTGCAGGCAAAGCGGCGTAGGGTGCAAGCTTCACGAAGATAAAATACCCGTACACGAGGATGCCCGCCAGTTTGCCTATAAGCTTGAACTTGATCCAACCGCTTGTGCTTTAAGTGGTGGTGAAGATTATGAACTCATTTTCACTATCCCGCAATCTGATTATGAGAAGGTGATAAAGAACGAGCAGATCTCCATTATTGGTTATATGACTCCTGCTGATGAAGGCTCACATATAGTTACCCGCGGCGGAAATACACATAAGCTTACAGCCCAGGGCTGGCAAGCGTTTGCATAGTTTTAACAATGTGTGGATGGCCTGTCCTTTGTTCTTTTAAAAGAAATAAATAGACAGGAAATGAAAAACATAATACTCATCGCAGCAGCATGGATAATGGCATTATCTAGCTGCACAAAAGAAGCAACAGCACCAGCACTTGAAGAAACTAACAGCAATACCATAAGCATGTCGAATGGTGAAAGTGCAGAAGAAATCAAAGCAACTATAGAATGGACCGCAAGTCCGGAAGTAGACGGGTTAGGTTGGGTTTTGAGCTTACCAAAAGACCAGGTAGAAGTCCCTCTCAATCTTTCAGAAGATTACAAAAAGCATGGAATGGAAGTGATTGTTTCTTTTAAAAGAACCAACCAAAGAGTTCCGTGTCGTTGTGCAGAACCTAAGTACTATGTAGAGATAACCTCTATTCGCGTAGCCAATCCTTAATAGAGGAAACGTATATTGCAAGGGTGAAAAGAATTGCTGTTTTACTTATACTGGCTGCAGCGGTCTATGCATTTACAGGTTGTAAAACAGGCGCTCCGGCATCTTTCCATCCAAACAACAAGTACAGTGCGCAGGTATTGCAAAACGAGCTTTCGCTGTTACAAAACATTTTAGAAGCCAATCATCCAAGCCTTTACTGGT from Aridibaculum aurantiacum includes:
- a CDS encoding glycosyltransferase, producing MNVSIIIVNYNVRYFLEQCLHSVYRSINGLQAEVFVVDNASTDGSIEYLQPKFPWVKFIASPDNLGFAKANNLALYQCSGEYVLFLNPDTLLPEDCLQKCYDFMKSHTDAGALGIRMLDGSGKFLPESKRSFPSPTTSFYKLVGLHRLFPTSRVFGKYSLGYLDEHSNHEVDVLAGAYLMARRDLLLELKGYDETFFMYGEDVDLSYRIQKAGYKNYYFSGSSIIHFKGESTRKGSLNYVKMFYQAMSIFVSKHYSGSKARLFTFFIQLAIVLRAGVSAVVNFIVKIGLPLFDALFILAAFHLVNELWINIVRDGDAFNPRLINISLPGFTLVFLVAATLAGIYDNKYKPFKAFYAAIVATVVMLAVYSLLPEKYRFSRGVILFGGLMALAFITLFRWMLQNWGMVEDDDEEKRQQQTLVVATADEYKEIVNLLNQAGLANRLMGRIAANGAKENSVTSLDQLQLLIENTRVREVIFSQGYLSYKKIIDLIQQFPSNVCVRFHANGSHSIVGSDSKDTSGEFVSVEGKFQLAHPYQRRMKRIVDVSLALFILITFPVHILLCGFKSMYNALMVLVNKKTWVGFSSNSKGLPQLLPGVLTTTGDPASMQQLQADAYQIDLWYARQYTWTHDLKIIIRNYKKLGQ
- the thiL gene encoding thiamine-phosphate kinase; the encoded protein is MESRTEISTLGEFGLIDHLTKNFEIQNASTLVGIGDDAAVIDHFGKQTVVSSDMLIEGIHFDLMYTPLKHLGYKSVVVNLSDIYAMNATPTHITLNIAFSNRFSVEALTDFYEGVYAACEKYNVDLIGGDTSSSQKGFIISVTAIGEVVTEKVVKRSGAKEGDLLCVSGDLGAAFLGLTLLEREKKIYLESPEVQPDLENEQYIVGRLLKPEARKDIVEFFEQAQVQPTSMMDVSDGLSSEILHLCRQSGVGCKLHEDKIPVHEDARQFAYKLELDPTACALSGGEDYELIFTIPQSDYEKVIKNEQISIIGYMTPADEGSHIVTRGGNTHKLTAQGWQAFA
- a CDS encoding inositol monophosphatase family protein, with the translated sequence MLKETLIKATYDGAEVLKKFFNGTFTISNKEGINNLVTEADHESERVIMETIKAAFPDHYILTEESGELKMDSNYKWIIDPIDGTVNFANGIPICCVSIGLEKDGQMILGAVYNPFFNEFFFAERGAGATLNDKKISVSEKTEVMSSCLVTGFPYTYLDAPNGPLQIFEKFIRSGIPVRRLGSAAIDLCWVAAGRFDGFYEHKLQAWDSAAGFLMVEEAGGKVTDFDGNPYSPYQPHILATNGKIHDEMLLAVKGKWKQ
- a CDS encoding four helix bundle protein, which gives rise to MNKQTVHALPGLENQNLQLCCKCWKAYTAVTIHYLNKQYCYQLIRCSSSVAANYSASQRAKSTADFINKLKIVEEEADESVLFLKLLKEFNPAFQHQLEELIAEGTELLKIIVASIKKTRLNTSENFHS